GAAGAGCACCGCGGTGAGCGTGTCCCACATCGTCGTGGCGCTGCCGACGACCTGCTGGACGGGATTCGGATGCACACGGTCGAGGCGGCCGTCGGCGTCCCATTGGATGCCGCCGAGGTTCCAGAGAATGCCCACGCGGTAGGCGGTGTCGCCCTCGGGCACCTGCGGACGCAGCGTGACGTCGAAGGACTTGCCGGCCCGGTCGACCGTGAGGGAAATCGGCGCGCCGGCGCTCTTCTGGACGAGGGCGCTGAAGCTCGTGAGGTCGCGCACGGGCTGGCCGTTTGCGGCGGTGATGACGTCGTCCTTCTGCAGGCCGGCGGCGAGGGCCGGGCTGTCCTTCGATACGGTGCCGACGCGGGCTGCGAGCGGCGGGAGCTGCTTCTCGAGCAACTGGCCATTACGATCGATCGTGACGGGAACGGGCGCTGGCGAGGATTTCAGAAGATCCTCGAGCTGGAACAGGCCGAGGACGGGCTGCCCATCGGCCTTCACGATGAAATCTCCGGCCTCGAAGCCGGCGGCGGCTTCCGCGCTGCCCGGCAGCACGCGGGCGATACGCGGTGTGATCGCAGGCGCAATGCCGATGGAGCGGAGGCTGGTGCGGCCCCAGCCGTTGCGAGCCGGAGCGATGGGCTCGATGTCGGCGGTGGTGACTTTTCCGTCGCGCTCGTAGCGAACCGGAATGAGCGGCGCTTCGCTGCGGACGACGTTCCAGACGATGCTACCGCGGCCGTTGCCGGCGGGGCTGAATTGCGAGACGGGCGCGCCGTTGACCGAGAGGATCGTGTCGCCGGCGCGCAGGCCGGCCTTCGCGGCGGGGCCGTCGGGCAGCACGTAGCCGATCTTCGTGGTCATCTCGCCTTCGCCGATCGGGCGGCCGACCACCCAGACGATGGTGGCGATGAGGACGGCGAGCAGGAAGCTGAAGAGGGGGCCGGCGGCGGCGACAATGATCTTGTCGATCGGCTTCACGGGCGGAAGCTTTGAGCGGTCGGTCTCGACCTCGCCTTCCATGATCTCCATCGGGGCGAGTTGCGGGATGGCGACGAAGCCGCCGGCGGGAATCGAGCCGAGGCGGTATTCCACGCCATTGATGGTCTTCTTCCAGATCGGCTTGCCGAACCAGATCGCGAACTTCTCCACGACGAGACCACGCCAGCGAGCAGCGAGAAAATGGCCCAGTTCGTGGACCAGAATCATCAGGTTGAAAATGAGGATGACCTCAACGGCGATGAACAAAAATTTAAGGATGTCGGCGACCATGGATGGCGGACGTGGAGCTACAGCATGGCAGGGGACGGTGCAAAATCAAATGCTCGGAGGCCGATTCTTTGCCGGGCTCCGCGACCGGGGACGTCAGGCGGGTTCGTCGCTCAGCAGCCAGTCGATGGCGGGCTGCCGGGCGGCAAAGACGCGCGTCGGCACCGCGTGGAGGGCGGTGATGGCGACCGCGTGGGAGCGGTTCTGGTCCATCGGGGATGGAGCGAAGAAGGCCACGCGTTCCGTGGTCACGCTGCCGATCTCGTGGAGGTCGTAAAAGAGGTAGTCGTCGGGTGTCGCGTAGTCGTTCACCCGGTTCACGAGGGCGCGAAGGCGGGTGACTCCGCATTTTTCGAGAATGGCCGCGACCTCATCGATCTCGGTTTTCGAAATCTGGCGGTGTTCGCGGACGACCCATTCCACAAATCCCCGGGCATCGTGAAATACGGTGAGGACGTCGCTCCGGTAAATCATGCTCATGCCGAGGTGGCAGAAGTTAATCTGGGCGCGGCCTCGAAGGGAAGCTGACGATTTGGGGGCGAGTCAGCGATTGCGGGCACGGGCGGCCTCGAGCTCGGGGAGATGCTTCTCGGCCCAGACGCAGATCGCCTCCAACGGCTCGATGAGACTGCGACCGAGGGGCGTGAGGGCATATTCGACCTTCGGCGGAACGACCGGGTGCACCGTGCGCGTCACCAGTCCATCGTTTTCCAGGCTGCGCAGCGTCTGGGTGAGCATCTTCTGCGAGACGCCGGAAATCTGGCGCTGGATTTCGCTGTGACGCTTCGTGCCATCGGCCAGCGTATGGATGATGAGGGCCGTCCACTTGTCGGCGATGCGATCGAGCACCTCGCGCGAGCGGCAGGCGGGATTCATCACCGAAGGGGCGGGGGGCTTGCGGCGGGAGTTCATGGGAACCAAAAGGTGCGTATGATACCGAAATGTGGGTAATTGACGTAATTGGAAGTTAAGCGGATTGTGCCCTCACCGAAAGGATTAATCGATGAGAATCAACCAGGAGTTCCAAGGGCCGAGGGGAGCAGATCTGCTGCCCGTGCGGCATGAAGGCGTGGCGGCCTCGGGCGATCGGCGCTCGTCACCCGTCGACGACGCGTCGTTGCTCGACAGCTATTCGCAGGCCGTCATGAACGCCGTGGAAAAGGTCGCGCCCTCGGTGGTGAACATCGAGATCCGGCAGGTCGTGAACGACGGTCGGCGCTCCCGTGAGGCCGGCGGCAGCGGTTCGGGCTTCGTCATTGCGCGCGACGGTTTCATTCTCACGAACAGCCACGTCGTGCATGGCGCAAGCCGCATCGACGTCTCGCTCTCCGACGGTCGGCACTACCCGGCCGCGCTCATCGGCGACGATCCCGACACGGATCTGGCCGTCATTCGCATCGACGCGCCGAGTCTCACCCACGCGGAGCTTGGCGAGTCCGCGGCGGTGCGCGTCGGGCAGCTCGCCATCGCCATCGGCAATCCCTTTGGTTTCCAGGCCACCGTCACGGCGGGCGTCGTGAGCGCCCTTGGGCGCTCGCTGCGCGCGCAGTCCGGCCGCATGATCGACAATGTGCTCCAGACCGACGCGGCGCTGAACCCCGGCAACTCCGGCGGTCCGCTCGTGGATTCGCGGGGCGTGGTGATCGGCGTGAACACCGCCATCATCCGGCCGGCGCAGGGCATTTGCTTCGCCACCGCCATCGACACGGCGAAGTTCATTGCGGGCTGGCTGATCAAGGAAGGCAAATTCCGCCGGGCCTACATCGGCGTGGGCGGGCAGGACGTGCCGCTGCACCGCCGGGTGGTCCTCTTTCACAAGCTGCCCGTGGAGACCGGCGTGCTGGTGGTCTCGATCGAGCCGGGCAGCCCGGCGGAAGCCGCGGGTCTGGTGATCGGCGACGTCATTGTCGGCTACAACGAGCACCCGGTCGCGAGCATCGCCGATTTGCACAAGCTGCTGCTCGGCCGCGAAATCGGCGTGCCGGCGCGGCTCACGATCTCCCGCCATACCCAGAAACTCTTGCTCCCGATCACGCCGCGGGAGTCCGCGCCGTCGCCGGAACCGGCGGCCCGCTGAACGAACCTCTGCCAATCATGAATCCATCCGAACCACTCAATATCGATGAAGCCAGCTTCGACCGCGCGGTCCTCCAGTCGCCCATCCCGGTGCTGGTCGACTTCTGGGCGCCCTGGTGCGGCCCCTGCAAGATGATCGCACCCCTGCTCGACGAGATTGCCCGGGAAAACTCCGGCGCGATCCGCGTGGCCAAGGTCAACGTCGACGACCACCCCGCCCTCGCGGCGAAGTTCGGCGTGCGGTCCATTCCCACGCTGCTGGTCTTTGCCGACGGCGCGTTGAAGGACACGATCGTCGGGCTCACCAGCAAGCAGACGCTCCTGGGCAGGGTCGCCGCAGTCGCGGCCTGATTTCGACAGCCGGCTTCCTCCTCGTGACGAACCGTCTCAGCAAGACCACTGGCCAGGTGAGCACCTTGGGCGGTGGACTCCACGAGGCGTTCCTGCGATAAGCTTTCGCCGGTATGGCGACGCCGTTTTTCACCCGGTCGCGTGCGGCCGGGCTCGCCGTGTTGGCGCTGTTCGTGCAGGCCGTCGCGGCCTCGCCGACGCTTTGGATCATCGGCGACTCGACCGTGAAGAACGGCGTGAAAGGCCCGCGCGGCTGGGGCGAAGAGATTGCGGAGTTTTTTGATCCCGCGAAAATCCGGATTCAAAACCGCGCGCTCGGCGGACGCAGCAGCCGGACCTACCTCACCGAGGGCCTGTGGGAGCAGGTGCGAGCGCAATTGAGGCCGGGGGACTTCGTGCTGATGCAGTTTGGACACAACGACGGCGGAAACGTGGAGAAGGATATCTCTCCCGGCCGCCCGCCGCGCGCGTCGCTGCGGGGTAATGGCGAGGAAACGGTGATCACGGGCGCGCCGGGGAAGCGTGAGACGGTGCACACCTACGGCTGGTATCTGCGGAAGTTTATCGCGGACACGAAGGCCGCCGGTGCGCTGCCGATCGTCCTGTCGATGGTCCCGCGGAACGACTGGAAGGACGCGAAGGTGATCCGTGTGACGGACAGCTATGGAAAATGGGCCGCGGAGGCCGCGCGGCAGGGCGGCGCGGAGTTCATCGATCTCAACCGGATCGTTGCGGATCGCTACGACCAGCTCGGCGCGGGGAAGGTGAAGGCTTTTTTTCCGGACGAACACACGCACACCAACCGGGAGGGCGCGAAATTCAACGTGGCGTGCGTGGTGCAAGGCATCCGCGAGGCGAAGGATTGTCCGCTATCCGCCACGCTCCGGCCGCCGGGGCAGCCGCGGGTGATGGAAAATCTCGGGCGCGGCGTGGTCGCGATTCACCAGAGCGACGGACATGTCTTCGTGAACTGGCGATTGCTCGCCACGGATCCGGACGGCACGGCGTTCAACGTGTATCGCGCGGCTGGCGATGACGCGCCGGTGCGGCTCAACGACGCGCCCCTCACGCGGCAAACCTGTTTCACGGACACCGCTCCGCAGTTTGCCCGGGAGAGCGCGTATTTCGTGCGGCCGGTTATCGACGGCGTGGAGGGCAGGGAAAAGGGAGTCTTTCGATTGCCGGCGAATTCGCCCGCCCGCCCGTATCTCTCCGTGCCATTGCAGACGCCGCCTGGCTACACGCCGAATGACGCGTCGGTCGGCGACCTCAACGGCGACGGGGAATACGAGATCGTTCTCCACCAGGCCGGCCGCAGCCATGACAACTCGCAGCCCGGCGTGACCGATCCTCCGATCCTCCAGGCTTACAAGCTGGATGGCACGCTGCTCTGGACGGTTCACCTCGGCAAAAACATTCGCGAGGGCGCGCACTACACGCAGTTCATCGTCTACGATCTCGACGGCGATGGCCGTGCGGAGGTCGCCTGCAAGACGGCCGACGGCACGATCGACGGACAGGGGAAGGTCATCGGCGACGCAAAGGCGGATTACCGGAACGCCGACGGCTACGTTCTCTCCGGGCCGGAATTTCTCACGATTTTCGACGGACGCACTGGCGCCGCGCTCGCGACCACGAACTACATCCCGCCGCGGCATCCGGGGAATCCGCTTCATCCGACGGCCGACGAATTGAAGGCAGAGTGGGGTGATGGCTACGGGAACCGCTGCGACCGCTTCCTCGCTTGCGTCGCCTATCTCGACGGGGTGCGCCCCAGCCTCGTGATGGGTCGCGGCTACTACACGCGCACGGCGTTGACGGCCTGGAACTGGCGCGGCGGGCGGCTCAGCCGCGTCTGGACTTTCGACAGCAGCGAGGGGCCGGAGGAAAACCGGAAGTTTGCGGGGCAGGGAAACCACAATCTTTCCATCGCGGATGTGGACGGCGACGGCAGGGACGAGATCGTCTACGGCGGAATGTGCATCGATGACGACGGCAGGGGGCTCTATTCGACGGGGCTGGGCCACGGCGACGCGCTTCACGTCACCGATCTCGATCCCGGCCGGCCGGGGCTGGAGGTTTTCCGAATCCAGGAGCGGTTCGACGACGCAGGGGCGCACATGTTCGACGCGAAGACGGGCCGGATCCTCTGGAAAAAACCCTCGCTTGCGAAGGGCCCCGACGGCGAAGGGCCGGCGCGGGGGCTCGCGGCGGACATCGACCCGAGCCACGAGGGAGCCGAGTGCTGGGTCTTGGGCGCGGGTATCACGGGCCTGTTTGACTGCAAGGGCAACGTGATTTCCGACAAGGCGCCGCCGACCTGCAATTTCGCCGTCTGGTGGGATGGCGACCTGCTCCGCGAGCTGCTGGACAAAAACTGGATCGCCAAGTGGAACCCGCGCACGAAAGCCCTGGACACGTTGCTCACCGCGGAAGGATGCGCCTCGAACAACGGCACGAAGGCCACGCCCTGCCTCAGCGCGGACATTCTCGGCGACTGGCGCGAGGAGGTCGTCTGGCGGAGCGCGGACAACAAGGAGCTGCGCATTTATACGACGACCATTCCGACGAATTACCGCCTGCCCACTCTCATGCAGGATCCGCAATACCGGCTCGGCGTCGCGTGGCAGAACGTCGGCTACAACCAGCCGCCGCACCCGAGCTATTATCTGGGCGAAGGCATGGCAAAGCCGCCGCGCCCGCAGATCGCGACACCGTAACCCCGGCCGATAGCCTCAGCAGGCGGTGACGCCTTTTTTGAGGATGATGTTGCCGTATTTAACAGGAGGAAACGGAGGTAAGGGAGAGTGGAAATTGCCGTCCTCCGTTCTCTCGGTTTCCTCCTGTGCAAAAATTTACGCGCGGCCGTAGAGCGGGCCGAAGTTCGCGCAGGCGCGGAAGTCGGCGGACTCGGGCTCGGCGGTGCCGAAGGCGTTCCACGCGGCGGGGCGGAAGACCTGCTCGCCGGGGACGTTGTGCATGTAGACCGGGATGCGGAGCATCGAGGCGAGGGCGATGAGGTCCGCGCCGATGTGGCCGTAGCTGAGCGAGCAGTGGTTCGCGCCCCAGGCGTTCATCACGGAATAGACGTCGCGGAACGCGCCCTGGCCGGTCGTGCGCGGGACGAACCACGTGGTCGGCCACGTGGGATTCGTGCGCTCGTCGAGCGCGGCGTGGACCTCCTCGGGCAGCTCGACGGTCTCGCCTTCCGCGATTTGCAGGGCGGGCCCGAGGCCCTTGACGAGGTTGAGCCGGCAAATGGTCGTCGGCATGCCGCCGCGGGTGCGGTAGCGCGTGGACCAGCCGCCGCCGGGGAAGTATTCGGTGATGGACGGGTGCCACGTCGTCGCGCCGAGGCATTTTTGCACCTCGTCGTCGGAGATTTCCCAGAAGGGCTTCATCGCGGGCTGCCCGTCGAGCGACTGCTGGCCGGTGCCGTCGAGCGCGGCGGGGCCGGAGTTGATGAGGTGGAGGAAGCCGCCCGCGGCCGCGCCGGTGAGCGCGTGGCCGGTGACGCGCTGCACGGCGTCGGGGCTCCAGTAGGTGCGCACGTCGGCGAAGATTTGCGCGGTGTTCGTGAGGAGGTGGCCGAAGAGCATGGACGCGGCGTTGAGGGCGTCGTTCTCGGTGGCGACCATGTAGGGCGCGCGTTTGCCGTTCCAGTCGAACGAGCTCGTGAGGATGGCCTCGAGGAAGTCGCCGTTCGGGAAATGGTCGGTCCACTGGCGCTGGCCCTGGAAGCCGCCGGCGAGCGCGTAGTGGCCCTGGGCTTCCTCGCCGAAGCCGGCCTCGGCGAGTTTCGGATTGCCGACCATGAGGTCGCGGGCGATGAGCGCCATCTTCACGCAGGTCTCCCACTCGGCATCGAGCGTGGCGCGGCTGCGCGTGGTCGCGGGGGAGTTGTAATCCTTGCCCTCGGGGCAGTTCGCCTTCACCCAGGCGAGGGCTTTTTCGTATTCGGCCTTGTCGTAGATGCCGCGCTCCATGCGGCGGACGAACTCGGTCATGTCCACGCTCTCGACGCGCATGCCGAGCCAGTTCTCGAAGAACGCGGGATCGACGACGGAGCCGGCGATGCCCATGGAGGTGCCGCCCATCGCGAGGTAGGCGCGGCCGCGCATGGTGGCGACGGCGAGGCCGGCGCGGGCGAAGCGAAGGAGCTTCTCCTGGACATCGGCGGGGATTTCCTGGGTGCCGCCGTCCTGCACGTCGCGGCCGTAGATGCCGAAGGCGGGCAGGCCCTTCTGCGCGTGGCCGGCGAGCACGGCGGCGAGATAGACCGCGCCGGGGCGCTCGGTGCCGTTGAAGCCCCAGACGGCTTTCGGAATCGTCGGGTCCATGTCCATCGTCTCGGAGCCGTAGCACCAGCAGGGCGTGACGGTGAGCGAGACGCCGACGCCGGCGCGGGCGAATTTCTCGGCGCAGGCCGCGGCCTCGGCGACGCCGCCGATGCAGGTGTCGGCGATCACGCACTCGACGGGCTGGCCGTTCGGATGGCGGAGGGTGGAGGTGAGGAGGCTCGCGACGGATTTCGCGAGGTTCATCGTCTGGTCTTCAAGCGATTCGCGCACGCCGCCAAGGCGGCCGTCGATCGTGGGGCGGATACCGATTTTCGGGAGAGATCCGATCGGGAAGGGAAGGGAATTCATGATGGGAAGGAGATCAGGCGGAGACGAGGATCATGTTCGCGTAGGGCGTGGTGTCGCCGGTGCGGATGAGACCGATGGCTGCGGGCACGCGCTTCTTGAAGACGGCCTCGTGCGGCTCGTGCGTGACGGGGATGCCGGCGAACGCGGTGGCAAAGGCGGATCTTACGGTGTCGGAATTGTGCGCGAGGAATTCCTCGGCCATGTAGGCCTGGCCGACGACGAAGTTCCGGCGGACGGCTTCCAGCGTTTGCAGCACGGTGGGGACGTCGTCTACGAGCGAGATGTCCACGGTTTCGATCTGCGGCCAGAAGGGAAAACCGCGATCGGAGATGACGAGCATGTTCGTGTGGCGAACGCGGCTGAGGAGGGAGTTGATCTGGGGATTGAGGATGCCGGTTTTGAGCATGTTCGGGGATTGGTGAGATTACAGCTTCAATGCGCGCTGGCGGTAGTGCTCGTCGATGCGATTGGCGATGCGATGCACGTCTTCATCGGAGAGAAAGACGGGCCCGCCGAGCGCGACGGCGCCGGCGAAGATCCGCGCCGCCTTGTCGGTCATGAGCATGGCCGCCTTCACGGCATTGGCCGAGCCGCCGAGCGTGATCAGGCCGTGATTCTCGAGCAGGATGGCGCGCGGCGCCGTGCCGAATTTCTCGAGAAATTCCGTGACTCCGCGGCGAATGGCCTGGGAGAGGCGCAGGCCGGGATCGGTGTAGGGCACGAGCACCGAGGCGGGTCCGCAGCAGACGATCTCGTCGGGGAAGAGCCGGCGCGTGGCGAAGTCGCGCGCATGCGGCGAGCAAAGGATCTGGTTGACGCTGATCGGATGCGTGTGCCCGACGAACTCGATGCCAGGCAGCGAGAGCAGATAGGCGTGAAAGAGCGCCTCGACGGAGGGCTTTTTCGCCGCCGGATCGACGCGACAGCCGAAGAGTTCGTCCTCGATCTGCTGGTCGGTGAGGTCGTCGCGCTCGAGCATCGCGAGCAACGGCGCGAGGCGGCATTCGACGACATCGGCTGCGGACATCGTGCCGAGGCTGCTGCCGCTGGCCTTTACGA
This genomic stretch from Chthoniobacterales bacterium harbors:
- a CDS encoding PDZ domain-containing protein; translated protein: MFIAVEVILIFNLMILVHELGHFLAARWRGLVVEKFAIWFGKPIWKKTINGVEYRLGSIPAGGFVAIPQLAPMEIMEGEVETDRSKLPPVKPIDKIIVAAAGPLFSFLLAVLIATIVWVVGRPIGEGEMTTKIGYVLPDGPAAKAGLRAGDTILSVNGAPVSQFSPAGNGRGSIVWNVVRSEAPLIPVRYERDGKVTTADIEPIAPARNGWGRTSLRSIGIAPAITPRIARVLPGSAEAAAGFEAGDFIVKADGQPVLGLFQLEDLLKSSPAPVPVTIDRNGQLLEKQLPPLAARVGTVSKDSPALAAGLQKDDVITAANGQPVRDLTSFSALVQKSAGAPISLTVDRAGKSFDVTLRPQVPEGDTAYRVGILWNLGGIQWDADGRLDRVHPNPVQQVVGSATTMWDTLTAVLF
- a CDS encoding helix-turn-helix domain-containing protein produces the protein MNSRRKPPAPSVMNPACRSREVLDRIADKWTALIIHTLADGTKRHSEIQRQISGVSQKMLTQTLRSLENDGLVTRTVHPVVPPKVEYALTPLGRSLIEPLEAICVWAEKHLPELEAARARNR
- a CDS encoding trypsin-like peptidase domain-containing protein — encoded protein: MRINQEFQGPRGADLLPVRHEGVAASGDRRSSPVDDASLLDSYSQAVMNAVEKVAPSVVNIEIRQVVNDGRRSREAGGSGSGFVIARDGFILTNSHVVHGASRIDVSLSDGRHYPAALIGDDPDTDLAVIRIDAPSLTHAELGESAAVRVGQLAIAIGNPFGFQATVTAGVVSALGRSLRAQSGRMIDNVLQTDAALNPGNSGGPLVDSRGVVIGVNTAIIRPAQGICFATAIDTAKFIAGWLIKEGKFRRAYIGVGGQDVPLHRRVVLFHKLPVETGVLVVSIEPGSPAEAAGLVIGDVIVGYNEHPVASIADLHKLLLGREIGVPARLTISRHTQKLLLPITPRESAPSPEPAAR
- the trxA gene encoding thioredoxin yields the protein MNPSEPLNIDEASFDRAVLQSPIPVLVDFWAPWCGPCKMIAPLLDEIARENSGAIRVAKVNVDDHPALAAKFGVRSIPTLLVFADGALKDTIVGLTSKQTLLGRVAAVAA
- a CDS encoding GDSL-type esterase/lipase family protein is translated as MATPFFTRSRAAGLAVLALFVQAVAASPTLWIIGDSTVKNGVKGPRGWGEEIAEFFDPAKIRIQNRALGGRSSRTYLTEGLWEQVRAQLRPGDFVLMQFGHNDGGNVEKDISPGRPPRASLRGNGEETVITGAPGKRETVHTYGWYLRKFIADTKAAGALPIVLSMVPRNDWKDAKVIRVTDSYGKWAAEAARQGGAEFIDLNRIVADRYDQLGAGKVKAFFPDEHTHTNREGAKFNVACVVQGIREAKDCPLSATLRPPGQPRVMENLGRGVVAIHQSDGHVFVNWRLLATDPDGTAFNVYRAAGDDAPVRLNDAPLTRQTCFTDTAPQFARESAYFVRPVIDGVEGREKGVFRLPANSPARPYLSVPLQTPPGYTPNDASVGDLNGDGEYEIVLHQAGRSHDNSQPGVTDPPILQAYKLDGTLLWTVHLGKNIREGAHYTQFIVYDLDGDGRAEVACKTADGTIDGQGKVIGDAKADYRNADGYVLSGPEFLTIFDGRTGAALATTNYIPPRHPGNPLHPTADELKAEWGDGYGNRCDRFLACVAYLDGVRPSLVMGRGYYTRTALTAWNWRGGRLSRVWTFDSSEGPEENRKFAGQGNHNLSIADVDGDGRDEIVYGGMCIDDDGRGLYSTGLGHGDALHVTDLDPGRPGLEVFRIQERFDDAGAHMFDAKTGRILWKKPSLAKGPDGEGPARGLAADIDPSHEGAECWVLGAGITGLFDCKGNVISDKAPPTCNFAVWWDGDLLRELLDKNWIAKWNPRTKALDTLLTAEGCASNNGTKATPCLSADILGDWREEVVWRSADNKELRIYTTTIPTNYRLPTLMQDPQYRLGVAWQNVGYNQPPHPSYYLGEGMAKPPRPQIATP
- a CDS encoding L-fucose isomerase; its protein translation is MNSLPFPIGSLPKIGIRPTIDGRLGGVRESLEDQTMNLAKSVASLLTSTLRHPNGQPVECVIADTCIGGVAEAAACAEKFARAGVGVSLTVTPCWCYGSETMDMDPTIPKAVWGFNGTERPGAVYLAAVLAGHAQKGLPAFGIYGRDVQDGGTQEIPADVQEKLLRFARAGLAVATMRGRAYLAMGGTSMGIAGSVVDPAFFENWLGMRVESVDMTEFVRRMERGIYDKAEYEKALAWVKANCPEGKDYNSPATTRSRATLDAEWETCVKMALIARDLMVGNPKLAEAGFGEEAQGHYALAGGFQGQRQWTDHFPNGDFLEAILTSSFDWNGKRAPYMVATENDALNAASMLFGHLLTNTAQIFADVRTYWSPDAVQRVTGHALTGAAAGGFLHLINSGPAALDGTGQQSLDGQPAMKPFWEISDDEVQKCLGATTWHPSITEYFPGGGWSTRYRTRGGMPTTICRLNLVKGLGPALQIAEGETVELPEEVHAALDERTNPTWPTTWFVPRTTGQGAFRDVYSVMNAWGANHCSLSYGHIGADLIALASMLRIPVYMHNVPGEQVFRPAAWNAFGTAEPESADFRACANFGPLYGRA
- a CDS encoding RbsD/FucU family protein gives rise to the protein MLKTGILNPQINSLLSRVRHTNMLVISDRGFPFWPQIETVDISLVDDVPTVLQTLEAVRRNFVVGQAYMAEEFLAHNSDTVRSAFATAFAGIPVTHEPHEAVFKKRVPAAIGLIRTGDTTPYANMILVSA
- a CDS encoding class II aldolase/adducin family protein; translation: MSQPVDSERLASLIALSHELGAESRALAILGEGNTSTRLGEETFLVKASGSSLGTMSAADVVECRLAPLLAMLERDDLTDQQIEDELFGCRVDPAAKKPSVEALFHAYLLSLPGIEFVGHTHPISVNQILCSPHARDFATRRLFPDEIVCCGPASVLVPYTDPGLRLSQAIRRGVTEFLEKFGTAPRAILLENHGLITLGGSANAVKAAMLMTDKAARIFAGAVALGGPVFLSDEDVHRIANRIDEHYRQRALKL